One part of the Anaerolineales bacterium genome encodes these proteins:
- a CDS encoding NAD(P)/FAD-dependent oxidoreductase translates to MKIAIIGAGFGGMAAAYDLRKAGYEVTIFEAAAHVGGLAAGFKEPHWDWSVEKFYHHWFASDKHMLGLIEELGWSERVLFPRPYTVVYHEGKFYPFDSIPAALLYPGLGWGLDKIRFGLVGLFLRLTNNWKPLERSTVDAWMRKWAGKRVYESMWLPLIEGKFGPYAQQVNMAWLWARLHARTTRLGTYEGGFQAFADQFAERLKQIGVRFEMQAAVESIAPADGGLTLRANGDTEHFDQALVTTSPQLLAKLAPQLSAEYLRGLLELQSMGAVVMTLSLDRQLSPQGYYWYNIPKSAGFPFLALVEHTNYVSSQHFGGDHIVYCGDYLETGHEYFSLSDEQLLDRFVPGIQRVNPAFDPSWVKKIWVHKTNYAQPVPLVNHSRNIPDIRTPMPGLFFASMSQVYPWDRGTNFAVEIGRKAAALMRLDAAVR, encoded by the coding sequence ATGAAGATCGCCATTATCGGAGCCGGTTTTGGTGGCATGGCCGCGGCCTACGATCTGCGCAAGGCCGGGTATGAGGTCACGATCTTTGAGGCGGCCGCCCATGTGGGCGGCTTGGCGGCGGGGTTCAAAGAGCCGCATTGGGATTGGAGCGTAGAAAAGTTCTATCACCACTGGTTTGCCAGCGATAAGCATATGCTGGGCCTGATCGAAGAGCTGGGTTGGAGTGAACGAGTGCTCTTTCCTCGGCCGTATACCGTGGTGTATCACGAGGGCAAGTTCTATCCGTTCGACTCGATTCCGGCCGCGTTGCTGTATCCCGGCCTGGGCTGGGGATTGGACAAGATCCGTTTTGGCCTGGTGGGCTTGTTCCTTCGTCTCACCAACAACTGGAAGCCGCTGGAGCGCAGCACGGTGGACGCCTGGATGCGCAAGTGGGCGGGCAAACGCGTATACGAAAGCATGTGGCTTCCGCTGATCGAAGGCAAGTTTGGCCCTTACGCCCAGCAAGTCAACATGGCATGGCTATGGGCGCGCCTGCACGCCCGTACTACGCGGTTGGGCACGTATGAGGGAGGCTTTCAAGCCTTTGCCGACCAATTCGCTGAACGATTGAAGCAGATAGGTGTGCGTTTTGAGATGCAGGCCGCGGTAGAGAGCATTGCGCCGGCCGATGGCGGGCTGACGCTGCGCGCCAATGGCGACACTGAGCATTTTGACCAGGCGCTGGTGACCACATCACCCCAATTGCTCGCCAAGCTGGCCCCGCAATTGAGCGCAGAGTATCTGCGCGGCCTGCTGGAACTGCAAAGCATGGGGGCGGTGGTGATGACCCTCTCGCTGGATCGCCAGCTTTCACCGCAGGGCTACTATTGGTACAACATTCCCAAAAGCGCCGGCTTCCCGTTCCTGGCGCTGGTGGAGCACACCAACTATGTTTCGTCGCAGCACTTTGGTGGTGACCACATTGTGTATTGTGGCGATTATTTGGAAACGGGGCACGAGTACTTCTCGCTAAGCGATGAACAGCTGCTGGATCGGTTTGTACCCGGCATCCAGCGCGTGAACCCCGCGTTCGACCCTAGCTGGGTCAAGAAGATCTGGGTGCACAAGACCAACTATGCCCAGCCTGTGCCGTTGGTCAACCACTCACGTAACATCCCTGATATTCGCACGCCGATGCCTGGCCTGTTCTTTGCCAGCATGAGCCAGGTGTACCCGTGGGACCGCGGCACAAACTTTGCAGTGGAGATCGGCCGCAAGGCTGCCGCCTTGATGCGCTTAGACGCAGCCGTCAGGTAA
- a CDS encoding 3'-5' exonuclease → MIPRKPVYICIDVETAGPNPADYALLSIGAALVSDPRASFYVELQPDKPGQTEEAAAIHKLDLAELARTGLAPKVGLQHLVDWVQSHVGADEPVFVAFNAPFDWMFVNDYLHHYLGHNPFGHRALDIKAVFFGLRGVRWSETAFQHVSNHYGRPEVLDHNAEHDARQGAELFADILRDLEEARNGRSS, encoded by the coding sequence GTGATACCTAGGAAGCCTGTTTACATTTGCATAGATGTGGAAACCGCCGGGCCAAACCCGGCAGACTACGCGTTACTCTCGATCGGAGCAGCGTTGGTCAGCGACCCACGGGCTTCGTTCTACGTGGAGTTGCAGCCGGATAAGCCGGGCCAAACGGAGGAAGCCGCCGCGATCCATAAGCTGGATCTGGCGGAGCTGGCCCGCACAGGGCTAGCTCCCAAAGTGGGCTTGCAGCACCTTGTGGATTGGGTGCAATCGCACGTAGGTGCGGATGAGCCGGTCTTCGTGGCCTTTAATGCGCCGTTTGACTGGATGTTCGTAAACGACTATTTGCATCATTACCTTGGCCACAATCCCTTTGGGCATCGTGCGCTGGACATCAAGGCCGTGTTCTTTGGTTTGCGGGGGGTAAGGTGGAGTGAGACCGCCTTTCAGCATGTGAGCAACCACTATGGCCGGCCGGAAGTGCTTGACCACAACGCCGAGCATGATGCCCGCCAGGGCGCCGAGTTGTTTGCAGATATTCTGAGAGACCTTGAGGAGGCCCGCAATGGAAGATCAAGCTAA
- a CDS encoding glucosyl-3-phosphoglycerate synthase encodes MKLSRKSDLLRHILVPVIDGCDMEMPRTLAHLLSGEQPRLLGIVPVEESESLSTGAAPARQLRAVMRSIPGGQPLRMLVSHQPWQELLAAVADEEPDLLVLEYPAALERLGVSLDTLLRELPCDLALIRGPLPRKLSKVLVAIRGGPFAELALRLALTLSQASGARVQSLHVRSTRKPDIPSAKRVAAQRDAAFRGLQRVLENLPEVEQLQIESSDPAQSIIRTSQRSSLTILGVAAHFPATGSSFGRTVQRVLKESAGSVILVRSSQPVPTGTLTESAGSKAISVLVDKWFAENTYHADEFADLKQLVKLKEQQGLTISLAMPSLNEEATVGKVIRTVKTALMERVPLVDELVLIDSGSTDRTRAIAEKLGVPVHVHQELLPEYGARRGKGEALWKSLYATRGDIVAWIDTDIVNIHPRFVYGLLGPLLVDPNLQFIKGFYRRPLRVGRQLTAGGGGRVTELTARPMLNLFYPELSGVVQPLSGEYGGRRSALERLTFYSGYGVETGLLIDMLEKFGLSAIGQTDLMERIHHNQSLEALSMMSFAIIQVVIHKLEARKGLELIEDVNKTMKLIHYTDERFSLDVQEINEQSRPPMLTLPEYKKTQARLRKRRR; translated from the coding sequence ATGAAACTAAGCCGCAAATCTGACTTGCTGCGCCATATTCTGGTGCCTGTGATCGACGGCTGCGACATGGAAATGCCGCGCACGCTCGCTCATCTCCTTTCGGGCGAACAGCCGCGCTTGCTTGGCATAGTTCCGGTAGAGGAAAGTGAATCGCTCAGCACCGGCGCAGCACCGGCCCGCCAGTTGCGCGCCGTCATGCGCAGCATTCCCGGCGGCCAACCGCTGCGCATGCTGGTCTCGCACCAGCCTTGGCAGGAATTGCTGGCCGCAGTGGCGGACGAAGAGCCTGACTTGCTGGTGCTTGAATACCCTGCCGCGCTGGAGCGCCTGGGGGTATCGCTCGACACCCTGCTGCGCGAGCTGCCTTGCGATCTGGCCCTCATCCGCGGCCCGCTGCCGCGCAAGCTCAGCAAGGTCCTGGTGGCCATACGCGGCGGCCCGTTCGCCGAACTAGCGCTGCGTCTGGCGCTCACCCTCTCCCAGGCCAGCGGCGCCCGCGTGCAATCTTTGCACGTACGCTCCACCCGCAAGCCAGACATCCCATCGGCCAAGCGCGTCGCCGCCCAGCGAGATGCAGCCTTCCGCGGTCTGCAACGCGTGCTCGAGAACCTGCCGGAAGTCGAACAGCTCCAAATTGAGAGCAGCGACCCGGCGCAGTCCATCATACGCACTTCGCAACGCAGCAGTCTCACCATTCTGGGCGTTGCTGCCCACTTCCCCGCCACCGGCTCCTCGTTTGGACGCACAGTCCAGCGCGTGCTCAAAGAGAGCGCCGGCAGCGTGATCCTTGTGCGCTCCAGCCAGCCCGTGCCCACCGGCACGCTGACAGAAAGCGCCGGCAGCAAGGCCATCTCCGTACTGGTCGATAAATGGTTCGCCGAGAACACCTATCATGCCGACGAGTTTGCTGACCTGAAGCAGCTCGTAAAGCTAAAAGAGCAGCAGGGACTCACCATCAGTCTGGCCATGCCTTCATTGAACGAAGAGGCTACCGTCGGTAAAGTCATTCGCACCGTCAAAACCGCACTCATGGAACGCGTGCCGCTGGTGGACGAACTCGTGCTCATCGATTCGGGCTCTACTGACCGAACCCGCGCCATTGCTGAGAAACTGGGCGTGCCTGTGCATGTGCACCAGGAGCTTTTGCCCGAGTACGGCGCCCGTCGCGGCAAAGGCGAAGCCTTGTGGAAGAGTTTGTACGCAACCCGCGGGGACATTGTGGCCTGGATCGACACCGATATCGTCAATATCCATCCCCGCTTCGTATATGGCTTGCTAGGGCCGTTGCTGGTGGACCCGAACCTTCAGTTCATCAAAGGCTTCTACCGCCGGCCCCTGCGCGTTGGCCGCCAGCTTACCGCCGGCGGCGGCGGCCGCGTCACGGAGCTCACCGCCCGCCCCATGCTCAATCTCTTCTACCCAGAGTTGTCAGGGGTGGTGCAGCCACTCTCCGGCGAGTACGGCGGCCGCCGCTCCGCCCTGGAGCGCCTCACCTTCTATTCGGGCTACGGGGTAGAGACGGGCTTGCTGATCGATATGCTGGAGAAATTCGGCTTGTCGGCGATTGGCCAAACCGACTTGATGGAACGTATTCACCACAACCAAAGCCTGGAAGCCTTAAGCATGATGTCGTTTGCCATCATCCAGGTCGTCATTCACAAGCTTGAAGCCCGCAAAGGCCTCGAGCTCATTGAAGATGTGAATAAAACCATGAAGCTCATCCACTACACCGATGAGCGCTTCTCTCTGGACGTACAGGAGATCAACGAACAGTCACGCCCGCCCATGCTAACCCTGCCAGAATACAAGAAAACGCAAGCTCGCCTGCGCAAACGCCGTCGCTAG
- a CDS encoding glycosyltransferase: MSNVAILHYSAPPIVGGVESVIDHHARMMVAAGHTVRIIAGRGQATDRRIAFAKIPLIDSLHSRVLAAKQFLDAGKLPATWPRLVADISTRLHTALAGVDVLFAHNVASLHKNLALTAALYQLSLQPNFPRLILWHHDLAWGSERYGQELHSGQPWDLLRTPWPAATQVTISTTRQAELARLLNIPPGQILVVPNGVSPRLFFKLGRLSIELVNSLNLLAASPLLLMPVRLTSRKNIELALHSLAELRKQMPDARLLITGPLGPHNPANHGYFEKLKQLRAELGLEQSAHFLAEHVADFIPDEVISDFYQLADALFLPSKDEGFGIPVLEAGLAGIPVFCSNIPALEELGGEEAYYFSPSSAPTDVAALISNTLQASPTWRLRARVRGEYTWQQIYNQHLARLVAA, translated from the coding sequence ATGAGTAATGTAGCCATCCTCCACTATTCCGCACCGCCCATCGTTGGCGGTGTCGAAAGCGTCATTGACCATCATGCCCGCATGATGGTCGCCGCCGGCCACACCGTGCGCATCATTGCCGGCCGCGGCCAGGCGACTGACCGCCGTATTGCCTTCGCTAAAATTCCGCTCATCGATTCGCTCCACTCGCGCGTGCTTGCTGCCAAGCAGTTCCTGGATGCCGGCAAGCTGCCCGCCACCTGGCCGCGTTTGGTCGCAGACATCAGCACACGGCTGCACACTGCCCTGGCAGGTGTTGATGTGCTATTCGCCCATAACGTGGCTTCCCTGCACAAAAATCTGGCGCTCACCGCTGCGCTCTATCAGCTATCACTGCAGCCAAACTTCCCGCGCCTCATCCTCTGGCATCACGACCTGGCCTGGGGCTCCGAACGCTACGGGCAGGAGCTGCATTCTGGCCAGCCGTGGGACCTGCTGCGCACTCCCTGGCCTGCAGCTACGCAAGTAACAATCTCCACCACCCGCCAGGCCGAGCTCGCCAGGCTGCTCAACATCCCCCCGGGGCAAATACTGGTGGTGCCCAACGGCGTCAGCCCGCGTTTGTTCTTCAAACTTGGTCGTCTTTCAATTGAGTTGGTGAACTCGCTCAATCTACTAGCCGCCAGCCCACTACTCCTGATGCCGGTACGCCTCACCTCTCGCAAGAATATTGAGCTGGCGTTGCACAGCCTGGCTGAGCTCCGTAAGCAGATGCCGGATGCTCGCCTGCTCATCACTGGCCCGCTCGGCCCGCACAACCCAGCCAACCACGGCTACTTCGAAAAGCTGAAGCAACTGCGCGCAGAGCTTGGGCTTGAGCAGTCCGCCCACTTCCTGGCCGAGCATGTGGCTGACTTTATCCCTGACGAAGTGATCAGTGATTTCTATCAACTGGCAGATGCGCTATTTCTACCGAGTAAAGATGAAGGCTTTGGCATCCCTGTACTTGAGGCTGGCCTGGCCGGCATACCCGTGTTCTGTTCCAATATCCCCGCTCTGGAAGAACTAGGTGGTGAAGAGGCGTACTATTTCTCCCCAAGCTCTGCGCCAACCGATGTAGCCGCTCTCATCAGCAACACGCTGCAAGCCAGCCCCACCTGGCGTCTGCGCGCCCGCGTGCGCGGAGAGTACACCTGGCAGCAAATCTACAACCAGCATCTGGCCCGCCTGGTGGCAGCATGA
- a CDS encoding adenine phosphoribosyltransferase (Catalyzes a salvage reaction resulting in the formation of AMP, that is energically less costly than de novo synthesis) — protein sequence MSSTYTVEVAGLTRELPLLEVAPGVTIAILNILGDVELVRACAKQLAHKLAANEYDVLLTAEAKSIPLIHTLAEETNKPYVVLRKNYKSYMGDSISAETVSITTNSSQTLYLDAKDLPLIAGQRVILVDDVVSTGSTQLGMRTVVEKAGGSVVAEAAIFTEGDRAKWAHVIALGHLPVFTS from the coding sequence ATGAGCAGTACTTATACCGTGGAGGTAGCAGGGTTGACGCGAGAATTGCCCTTGCTTGAGGTCGCCCCCGGCGTCACCATTGCCATTTTGAACATTCTTGGGGATGTGGAACTGGTGCGCGCGTGCGCTAAGCAACTGGCGCACAAGCTTGCCGCGAATGAATACGATGTACTGCTCACCGCAGAGGCCAAAAGCATTCCGCTCATTCACACATTGGCCGAAGAAACCAATAAGCCTTACGTGGTGCTGCGCAAGAATTACAAGTCCTATATGGGCGATTCAATTTCGGCCGAAACAGTTTCCATCACCACCAATTCCAGCCAAACGCTGTATCTTGACGCCAAGGACCTTCCGCTGATCGCCGGCCAGCGTGTCATCTTGGTGGATGATGTGGTGAGCACCGGCTCAACTCAGTTGGGCATGCGTACAGTGGTCGAGAAGGCGGGGGGCAGCGTGGTGGCCGAGGCCGCCATCTTTACCGAGGGCGACCGCGCCAAGTGGGCGCATGTGATCGCCCTCGGCCATTTACCCGTTTTCACTTCGTAA
- the holA gene encoding DNA polymerase III subunit delta encodes MAVKPCVYIFMGEDDTAIREEIAKLSRKLGDPATAEMNTTRLESGANLDALRRAALAAPFLAERRLVIAQQTGKTFNPAEARSRFTEFLNEVPESTALVLIEPAALEDRHWLMKWADAAEGRAFVREFNLPQGAQLASWLSQRAKELGGELQPQAAAALAQMQATDKASAEQELHKLLAYANYSRPVTAADVELLSLPSGEHGDFFALADGLSAANGSRAMQALLPLLEERDLILLYFSMVGHFRALLQSRDLLDAGLGEADIAKQLGMHPYRAKKMAAQARLFNLPSLERIYARLLEYDEQIKTGEIEPRLAMQTFVAELSVQAA; translated from the coding sequence ATGGCCGTCAAACCCTGCGTTTACATTTTCATGGGTGAGGATGACACCGCCATTCGCGAGGAGATCGCCAAGCTTTCGCGCAAACTTGGCGATCCGGCCACCGCGGAGATGAATACCACTCGCCTGGAAAGCGGCGCCAACCTGGATGCACTACGCCGCGCCGCCCTGGCCGCGCCGTTCCTGGCTGAGCGCAGGCTGGTGATCGCTCAACAAACTGGCAAAACCTTCAACCCAGCCGAGGCGCGCAGCCGCTTCACTGAATTTTTGAATGAAGTACCTGAGAGCACCGCTCTGGTGCTGATCGAGCCAGCCGCGCTGGAAGATCGCCACTGGTTGATGAAATGGGCCGATGCAGCAGAGGGCCGCGCCTTTGTGCGCGAATTCAACCTGCCGCAAGGCGCCCAGCTGGCCAGCTGGCTAAGCCAGCGCGCCAAGGAGCTGGGCGGCGAGTTGCAACCGCAGGCCGCGGCCGCCCTGGCCCAAATGCAAGCCACCGACAAGGCCTCTGCTGAGCAGGAGCTGCATAAGCTGCTCGCCTACGCCAACTACAGCCGCCCGGTAACCGCCGCGGATGTGGAGCTGCTGAGCCTGCCCAGCGGCGAACACGGCGACTTCTTTGCCCTGGCCGATGGGCTTAGCGCTGCCAATGGCTCTCGCGCCATGCAAGCGCTGCTCCCTTTGCTGGAGGAGCGCGACCTGATCCTGCTCTACTTCAGTATGGTGGGTCACTTCAGAGCGCTACTGCAAAGCCGTGACCTGCTGGATGCAGGCTTAGGCGAAGCCGATATTGCCAAACAACTGGGCATGCACCCTTACCGGGCCAAGAAGATGGCCGCCCAGGCGCGCCTCTTCAACTTACCCAGCTTGGAGCGCATTTACGCCCGCTTGCTGGAGTACGACGAACAGATCAAAACCGGCGAGATCGAGCCCCGTCTGGCGATGCAAACGTTTGTGGCTGAGCTTAGCGTGCAAGCGGCTTAG
- the guaA gene encoding glutamine-hydrolyzing GMP synthase, whose translation MIIILDFGSQTSQLIARRLREAQVYCQLFPCDAPADEILALKPEGFVLSGGPASVYAEGAPQLPEYVIESGKPILGICYGMQAMTHALGGQVAASQHREYGSAQLRTLSSNALLGDGEQTVWMSHGDRIERTPSGFTPIAASNNAPIAAMADASRGYYGVQFHPEVLHTPGGAEILRRFAVEICSAPATWSPGAIVEQSIQAIRAQVGDANALSAISGGLDSSVASALVHAAIGDQLVSMFVDTGLLRQGEREEVIQALQSGLGIELVVVDAAAMFLADLKGVTDPEEKRRRIGERFIRVFEAQAQQLGLPPFLVQGTIYPDVIESRAPERQHAERIKTHHNVGGLPKKMNFKLVEPLRYLFKDEVRKVGESLGLPPHLLWRQPFPGPGLAVRCLGEVTGPRLAALRAADAIFTSALKEAGLVNRPHAALAQAFAVLLPVRSVGVMGDQRTYQETIALRAVSSQDFMTADWAALPDELLRKISSRIVNEVAGVNRVVYDISSKPPATIEWE comes from the coding sequence ATGATCATTATTCTGGACTTCGGCTCGCAAACATCCCAGCTCATTGCCCGCCGTTTGCGCGAAGCTCAGGTGTACTGCCAGCTCTTTCCTTGTGATGCCCCCGCAGACGAAATACTTGCCCTCAAGCCGGAGGGTTTTGTGCTCTCAGGCGGCCCTGCCTCGGTCTATGCCGAAGGCGCTCCGCAATTGCCCGAGTATGTGATCGAAAGCGGCAAGCCTATATTGGGTATTTGCTACGGCATGCAAGCGATGACCCATGCCCTCGGCGGCCAGGTGGCCGCCAGCCAGCACCGCGAATACGGTTCAGCCCAGTTGCGCACACTGAGTTCCAACGCGCTGCTTGGTGATGGCGAGCAGACCGTATGGATGTCGCACGGCGATCGCATTGAGCGCACTCCGTCCGGCTTCACTCCAATAGCAGCCAGCAACAATGCGCCCATCGCCGCCATGGCTGACGCAAGCCGCGGCTACTACGGCGTGCAATTCCACCCTGAGGTGCTGCACACACCCGGCGGAGCCGAGATCCTGCGTCGCTTCGCAGTAGAGATCTGCAGCGCACCGGCCACCTGGTCCCCGGGGGCCATTGTTGAACAATCGATCCAGGCCATTCGCGCCCAGGTGGGCGACGCCAATGCGCTCTCCGCCATCAGCGGCGGTCTGGACTCCAGCGTGGCCTCGGCCTTGGTGCACGCTGCCATCGGCGACCAGTTGGTTTCGATGTTTGTGGATACCGGCCTGCTGCGCCAGGGCGAGCGCGAGGAAGTCATCCAGGCTCTGCAAAGTGGGCTGGGTATCGAACTCGTGGTGGTGGACGCAGCCGCCATGTTCCTGGCGGATCTCAAAGGTGTGACCGACCCGGAAGAGAAGCGGCGGCGCATTGGCGAGCGCTTCATCCGTGTCTTTGAAGCACAGGCGCAGCAGCTGGGCCTGCCGCCTTTTCTGGTTCAGGGCACCATCTACCCGGATGTGATCGAATCGCGTGCCCCCGAGCGCCAGCATGCCGAGCGCATCAAGACCCACCACAACGTGGGCGGTCTGCCGAAGAAGATGAACTTCAAATTGGTTGAGCCGTTGCGCTACTTATTCAAAGACGAGGTGCGCAAAGTGGGCGAAAGCCTGGGGCTGCCGCCCCATCTGCTATGGCGCCAGCCATTCCCTGGCCCCGGGCTGGCCGTGCGCTGCCTGGGCGAGGTGACCGGGCCGCGCCTGGCCGCCTTGCGCGCCGCGGATGCCATCTTCACCAGCGCGCTCAAGGAAGCCGGGCTGGTTAACCGCCCCCACGCCGCCCTGGCGCAAGCCTTCGCTGTGCTGCTGCCCGTGCGCAGCGTAGGCGTGATGGGCGACCAGCGTACCTACCAGGAAACCATAGCGCTGCGCGCCGTTTCCAGCCAGGATTTTATGACGGCCGACTGGGCCGCGTTGCCAGATGAGTTGCTACGCAAAATATCCAGCCGCATCGTGAACGAAGTGGCGGGTGTGAACCGCGTGGTCTACGATATAAGCAGTAAACCGCCCGCTACGATTGAATGGGAGTAG
- the xpt gene encoding xanthine phosphoribosyltransferase: protein MQALKERIRKDGRNLGGGILKVDGFINHQVDPGLMEACGREFAEQFKNSGATKILTAEISGIAPAVTTGMHLNLPVVYARKNKPITMPDQVFLTLAPSHTKGRMVELIVSPEYLSNGEKVLIIDDFLASGATILGLARLAQTAGAQIVGVGALVEKTFENGRAALEVLGVPIVSLVAITNMDGDAIEFA from the coding sequence ATGCAAGCGCTGAAGGAACGCATTCGCAAAGATGGCCGCAACCTGGGCGGCGGCATCCTGAAAGTGGATGGCTTTATCAATCACCAGGTTGACCCTGGCCTAATGGAAGCCTGCGGGCGCGAGTTCGCCGAGCAATTCAAGAACAGCGGCGCTACCAAGATCCTAACTGCGGAAATTTCGGGCATCGCCCCGGCCGTAACCACTGGTATGCACCTGAACTTGCCCGTCGTGTATGCGCGCAAGAACAAGCCCATCACCATGCCTGACCAGGTGTTCCTGACCTTGGCGCCCTCACACACCAAGGGCCGCATGGTGGAACTGATCGTTTCGCCTGAGTATCTTTCGAACGGCGAGAAGGTGCTGATCATTGACGACTTTCTGGCCAGCGGCGCTACCATCTTGGGCTTGGCCCGCCTGGCGCAAACCGCGGGTGCGCAGATCGTGGGCGTAGGCGCTCTGGTCGAGAAGACCTTTGAGAATGGCCGCGCCGCGCTTGAGGTACTGGGCGTACCCATCGTATCTTTGGTTGCGATCACCAACATGGATGGCGACGCCATCGAATTTGCCTAG
- the maf gene encoding septum formation protein Maf, with translation MDPVKLVLASTSPRRKELLSLLGLPFEVMPADINEDVLTGESPMDYVVRLAQGKAQAIAERLGDTPAVIIAADTTVVHEGEIIGKPVDAADAERILRSLRGRTHQVYSGLCMLDTASGSQATDLALSQVPMRNYSDSEMSAYIASGQPLDKAGAYGIQNTSFHPVEAFAGCFANVAGLPLCHLLRNWRRWQLPLAVDLPEACQRHLNYDCPVSHSILQWEH, from the coding sequence ATGGATCCAGTGAAACTCGTATTGGCTTCCACCTCGCCACGACGCAAGGAATTGCTCTCGCTGCTGGGTCTGCCATTTGAGGTGATGCCCGCTGACATCAATGAGGATGTGCTGACGGGCGAGAGCCCGATGGATTATGTCGTGCGCCTTGCCCAAGGCAAAGCACAGGCCATTGCCGAGCGCTTAGGCGATACGCCGGCAGTAATCATCGCCGCCGACACCACCGTGGTGCACGAGGGCGAGATCATTGGCAAGCCGGTGGATGCAGCGGATGCGGAGCGCATTCTGCGCTCGCTGCGTGGCCGCACCCACCAGGTCTACAGTGGCCTGTGCATGCTGGATACGGCCAGCGGCAGCCAGGCAACCGATCTGGCGCTCAGCCAGGTGCCCATGCGCAACTATTCTGATAGCGAGATGAGCGCCTATATCGCCAGTGGTCAGCCTCTGGACAAAGCCGGCGCCTATGGGATACAAAATACCAGCTTTCACCCGGTAGAGGCCTTTGCCGGCTGTTTTGCGAACGTTGCTGGGCTGCCTCTGTGCCACCTGCTGCGTAACTGGCGGCGCTGGCAGTTGCCCTTGGCAGTTGACCTGCCGGAAGCCTGCCAACGGCATCTGAACTATGATTGCCCCGTAAGCCACTCCATCCTTCAATGGGAGCACTAA
- the rsgA gene encoding ribosome small subunit-dependent GTPase A: MRSQSGFYAVETAQGEYLARLRGRLKQGRPTGDIVAIGDRVEIRVEDGAEPMIESVAPRQRALVRKDPRPNGEYEQVLIANPDQALFIFACADPAPRLRMLDRFLIIAEAQEIPAHIVASKVDLVGMQKAQATFGHYAELGYPVHYTSVQDALGIQELRSLLLGKTSVLAGPSGTGKSSLMNAVQPGLDLRVGGVQQGSGKGKHTTAERLMYKLEGGGYVADTPGLKALALWDIQPEELDGYFPEIKPLIHSCHYRGCRHLEEPDCAVKTAVEAGTIHPARYESYRALREGSKE, from the coding sequence TTGCGGTCCCAATCTGGCTTCTACGCGGTGGAAACCGCGCAGGGCGAATATCTGGCGAGGTTGCGCGGTCGCCTGAAGCAGGGCCGCCCAACTGGGGATATCGTCGCCATTGGCGACCGCGTAGAGATCCGCGTGGAAGATGGCGCCGAGCCGATGATCGAGTCGGTTGCCCCGCGTCAGCGCGCCCTTGTACGCAAAGACCCGCGCCCCAACGGCGAATATGAACAGGTGCTGATCGCCAACCCTGACCAGGCGCTGTTCATCTTTGCTTGCGCTGACCCCGCGCCCCGCTTGCGCATGCTGGATCGTTTTCTGATCATTGCTGAAGCGCAGGAAATTCCCGCACACATTGTTGCCAGCAAGGTTGATCTGGTAGGCATGCAGAAAGCCCAGGCAACCTTTGGGCACTACGCAGAGCTCGGTTATCCCGTCCATTACACCTCTGTGCAGGATGCCTTGGGAATACAAGAGCTGCGCAGCTTGCTGCTGGGCAAGACTTCTGTCCTCGCCGGCCCCTCGGGCACCGGCAAGTCCAGCTTGATGAATGCGGTGCAGCCCGGGCTTGATCTGCGCGTGGGCGGTGTACAACAAGGGTCAGGTAAGGGGAAGCACACTACAGCCGAACGCCTGATGTACAAACTGGAGGGGGGCGGCTATGTTGCTGATACACCGGGTCTGAAAGCCCTGGCCTTGTGGGACATTCAGCCGGAGGAATTGGACGGCTATTTCCCTGAGATCAAGCCGCTTATCCATAGCTGCCACTATCGCGGCTGCCGCCACCTTGAAGAACCGGATTGTGCGGTGAAAACGGCTGTAGAAGCTGGAACCATTCACCCTGCGCGCTACGAGTCCTACAGAGCTTTGCGAGAGGGCTCCAAAGAGTAA